One stretch of Mastomys coucha isolate ucsf_1 unplaced genomic scaffold, UCSF_Mcou_1 pScaffold12, whole genome shotgun sequence DNA includes these proteins:
- the CUNH16orf71 gene encoding uncharacterized protein C16orf71 homolog, translated as MTSKDEAMVSLPVSPWDAILKAAKDQLPSLDSDSSLSDCEEEEPFIFQRNQPVLIPDLTEELAEDPIGVDESGTWVTTRRRPSPEPLLVPGRLAVEPRSDRIVRSEDLTPQERRGPGWSGCLQNSPVPVDAEEAHSWLEGSFRSSSNPRGSQSPPQYSQGEGATFHLEGELNTEPSDTDFRNSAKCRALRRERRKMIEREILQKVTQAAQSPACGDQSQAAEVEPRLEATLEQSREGWPVLSLKQLEGWDLDYILQSLPGQQDSQGDSTSRSAWWLADRCQDQGHSTGPSQDKLLEQLALLCTTQSTWKASADKLRHTEEQEARVRSASSEPDFETDRVQKLAESRRVKTEPPTVFIDLRQTEPSEPQEHQSQESSEHSSSDSEEEEVESGPVQVTSSWEQRYCTGKSQLLQQLRAFRKSAVPPQLSASDSPGGQETQAPEDIAGSQPQRKKHRKLWAEKQNILDLGDPLRTQLPPGLGQL; from the exons ATGACATCCAAAGACGAAGCTATGGTGTCCTTGCCAGTTTCTCCCTGGGATGCCATCCTTAAGGCTGCCAAGGACCAGCTGCCATCTCTGGATTCAGACTCATCCCTG TCTGACTGTGAGGAAGAAGAACCCTTCATCTTTCAGCGGAACCAGCCCGTCCTGATTCCAGACCTGACTGAGGAGCTGGCTGAAGACCCTATTGGTGTCGATGAGTCTGGGACCTGGGTTACTACAAGGAGGCGTCCTTCACCTGAG CCACTTCTGGTTCCTGGGAGATTAGCCGTAGAACCCAGAAGTGATCGGATCGTAAGATCAGAGGACTTGACCCCTCAGGAAAGAAGAGGCCCTGGCTGGTCTGGCTGTCTCCAGAACAGCCCAGTCCCTGTGGATGCTGAGGAGGCACACAGCTGGCTGGAAGGCAGCTTTAGAAGCTCATCTAACCCCAGAGGATCACAGAGTCCTCCACAGTATTCCCAGGGAGAAGGAGCCACCTTTCATTTGGAAGGAGAGCTGAACACAGAACCCTCAGATACTGATTTTAGAAACTCTGCAAAGTGCAGAGCCCTccgcagggagaggaggaagatgatagagagagagatccttCAGAAAGTGACCCAGGCTGCTCAGAGCCCAGCCTGTGGTGACCAAAGCCAGGCTGCAGAGGTAGAACCCCGGCTAGAAGCTACCTTGGAGCAGTCTCGGGAAGGTTGGCCAGTTCTCTCACTCAAG CAACTTGAAGGCTGGGACTTGGATTACATCCTTCAGAGTCTGCCAGGGCAgcaagacagccagggtgacaGTACATCCAGAAGTGCATGGTGGTTAGCTGACCGCTGCCAAGACCAAG GGCACAGCACTGGACCCTCCCAGGACAAACTCCTGGAACAGCTGGCCCTCCTGTGTACCACTCAGTCTACCTGGAAAGCATCTGCTGACAAGCTCCGACACACTGAAGAGCAGGAGGCCAGAGTCAG AAGTGCTTCATCGGAGCCTGATTTTGAAACTGATCGAGTCCAGAAGCTAGCAGAGAGTAGGAGGGTGAAGACAGAGCCTCCCACTGTCTTCATCGACCTGCGTCAGACAGAACCATCAGAACCACAAGAACATCAGTCCCAGGAGAG CTCTGAACATAGCTCCTCTGAcagtgaggaggaagaagtggagtCAGGCCCAGTACAGGTGACATCTTCCTGGGAACAAAG GTACTGTACCGGGAAGAGTCAGCTTCTTCAGCAGCTGAGGGCATTTCGGAAGTCGGCTGTTCCACCACAGCTGTCTGCCAGTGACAGTCCTGGAGGCCAAGAGACTCAGGCCCCAGAAGATATAGCTGGATCACAACCTCAGAGAAAGAAGCATAGAAAACTCTGGGCTGAGAAGCAGAATATCCTAGACCTAGGGGACCCTCTTAGGACACAGCTGCCCCCTGGCTTGGGGCAGCTGTAG